Genomic window (Kwoniella botswanensis chromosome 1, complete sequence):
TCATCTTGTTCTCGTTGTTATTGTTAGGTATTCCGTTGTATTGTTGAGTGTAGCGTTTGCACAAAGATATCTCGCCTCTCCGGTGGTGTCACGGTACCAACATATTTATGCATGGCTACCTGAGTATCCGCCGTTCTCCTCTACATGACGCACCGTCGTTTGGGTGGAGCATTACAACAAAGGATTTTCGTCATTTGACTTCATTACAGCGATACACACGCAGCATGCACACGGAACGTCATGCCAGGTTATGTCAGGTCATGTTGATCGTTCCTGTTGCTGTCAACGTCATTGAATACCTCTGAACCGATGATCAACGTCACATTCGATAGCAACATAGCAACATGCCATTCGGATCCTCATACTCTTTTGATGTACACTTATATGTACGAGCCCATGGCCTTATAGTATCTGAGTCTGCCATGATGTCCATAGACATGTGAATACCTGGTACGTGCTTCTATTCGTACGACGAGCTTACGACATGCGTTGCGTTATTTCTGACCTACTTTGGtattcttctcatcctcagtCTGAGTCTGATTAAACATTCGTATATGTATCTTTATGCCGGAGGATCATCTAGGACGATCCGGTGTTACTGAATAAACATCATGTCCAATCAAGCCAATACTACTACTCCCGAAGAATCCGATCCCGACGTAACTTACCTTCCAGGAGTGACGATCCACCACGGGCCACGCGACTACGCTGCTATTCGCGATGGAAAGATGTACGGAGTGCAAAAAGGTAGTgagaattggaagatcgTTCATGCGATGGTAGAGAAAGACATCAAGGATCCGAGTATAATGGATACCATCATTAGATTGGCGGATGATGTTACGGAAGGGTATTGAAACTATCTCAAGGTGAACACCACGTTCCGATACCAGTTTCTCAATGAGAGAAATGATCGTGTTAAGCTGAGAATTCACACTCACCAATGCAAGCTCAGATTTGTAGATCGACGTGCAGCAAACGTCTGTCAATACCGAAATGTCTTAGgtgaaagaaaggatatatACTATGTAGCGGTCTGTTTCTCAGATGGAAAGCTTGAAGAACCGTTCCACTTGGAGGTTCACTCTTGCTCTTACCCAGATGGACCAATATGCCTGCTAActatgttgatgatgttacGTTTATTGCGATACATGGCCTTTCCTAGCTATATACAATAATAACAGTCCATCTGATTAAATTGATTTCAACCGACATTTGAGACAAAGTATACAGAATCAGAAAAAAGGATAAATGgacatgagaatgaaaaaCTAATTTCGCTACATCAAGAAATCTTGATCTTAACCTATTGGAGGAGGTATGTTTAAGCAAAGATGAGACCTGAAGAATAACAAATCAACGAATGATCAGTCATGTCTCATTCAGCATGAAGTGTACTCGAAACGGATGACTCACCAGCGAGTAAACCATTACCCAAGCTTTGTAACAAATCAGCAACTCCACTGAGTAAACCTCTGAGAATTTCAACCACACCAGCCAAAACGAGTTCAACTCCAAGTAAAAGTGTGTTTAGTCCGAAgtcgatatcaaagatgattgCGCCCTTTACAGCCAACGTCAGTCGATGTACATCGTGAGGTATGAAGTATCATGACACAACACGATGGATGGCTGGTTACTGCACTCACAATGAGGGGCAATCctttcaaatcatcagccaaACCTTCTACAGCCTCTACGATATCTTGGATAACTTGAGCCAGAACTTGTCCAACGATAGCCAAGTCATCAGCTTGTCTGCTCTCTAAAGCGATAAGGTCTCGCTTCGAGGCGGTAGCCGATCCAATAGCTGAAGTAGCGTCGGTAATAactgatttgatcgatgtAAGAGCAGCTTGGGCGTCGTCGGAAGATACATTGGCTGTCTTGAGGGTTGTAATTGGGCCGGCCTGATTGATACAATTAAAAACCAAATTGAACCAGTAAGCTGACTACACTTGGTCGTTTGAAAAGAAACGAAAATAGGAGTGAAGGGAGAATAACCCCTGACTGGTTTGACCACTTACGATGGCGCTTTGTAACTCATTGACAACGTCCAAAGCAGTAGCTCgtttctcaacttccaccactACCGGTTTGGTAGAAGCGAGACCGATGAAGGGAAGTGCGAGTAAAGCGAACTTGGCGAAGTACATCTCGGTTGGATTTGACAGTTGACTGAGTAGAGCTGTTGAATTTGGTTTTCTTGTCGGGtgattgaattgatggaGAACGACTTTGAATAGACCAAAGGGGATCTATTTATACATTTTTCTCTCGCTCTTTCTTCGTATGGaatctatctcatcatcttccagcCGTACTGCGATTCTTTCGTCATCGATATTGAATGATacattgtcatcatcaacatcttcatatcGACGTCACTGATGATGTGAATATACAATATCGACATTCACCATTCTGATatgatggatattgatgttCTCTGTTGAACGTCCAGTAACTTGAAAACAAGACATGTCTATTTGAATgtccatcaagatgatgcaATTAGTCAACTACATAAGTGGTTCCTCTTCGGACAGAGCTGATCCGTCAGTAACAGCtatcccttctccctcttgtTGTCGTTGTGAGAGGGGGGGTATCTGAGGGAGCGAAACATATCAAAATGTCCTTTGGCTGTCGGGTGTGTGTCGTTGTTGTGTTTGATCGGTTGGAAAGGCAACACCTTGCGACGAAAAGAACAGTCGAGAACGTCGATGTCATCATTTGTCAGTGTGGAAAGaatgatgtgatgtgatgaaCAATCAGATTGTTCGGAAGCTATTCCACGACCATCCTTTAGATATCCGCAGCGATAGATTGAGGTACTGTATGAGACGTTCAACACGATCTTGATGGtaccttccccttcaccttgatctttTTCGTCACCAAAGAGTGTTGGTTGTTTGACCAGGTCTGCTTTCATTCGTTGCCTACACCACCATTTCGTCATTCACTGCCTTGTTGACTGCGTTGATATGGTCCAGTAACATCAAAATATCGTCCTCGTGGAGTTCATATTGCAAGAAACATTTATTGCTGAGATACAGCTGTGTCATGTATGGGGTGTTACGGAGCAAATGCACCATGCAACCATGCAACGATATCGGCGAAACCAAGACCCCGGTTTAAGCGTCTGAAGTCACCGCGAGAGTCGGTGATAAGTTATATCCGACACTATTCCCTAACACCGCCAGTCTTCACTTGGACGTCTATGTGGCACCTCACTGTTCTACCACGTTATTTCCTCGAATGACCCTGATCCCCATAGTATGCAAAGTTTTGCACCATACCCATCCCGTACCATATTCACTCTCACCGTAGCTGTAAGCTTCGTCGCCTGCTTGCTGTTGTGCCAATTTTGAGGTTTTTTAGTTGATCATCCTTATtgacctttcttcatccatcaagcCTGTAAGTTATCTTCATACTACTTCCATATCGCTCCTTGCCCACTTGTACTGATCAATCGTCGTAATATCAGGTATAATCGTCAAAATGGCTCCTTCAACCAAGGGTGAGTATAGGTAttcttgatatcttcgacAACATCGCTCGCCCGGTTGGTTCGGGTTGGAATGGTTTGGTTCAATGGGATGATTTAGCGTTAGAAAAGATATctggattgatggaagaacgGGACATGCAGAAACTTATGGGAGCAGGTCAACGGTGGATATAGGAGAGGATATGGACCGAACAATAGGCATCGGACTAAGAGTACTGGAGCATTTATCAATTGGATACGATCCGGTACGATGGTGCTGTTGTGTGGATGTAGGGGCATGATTGTGGATATCGTGGATATCGTTGAGACCACAACACCTATGTGTTTGGGTCAAGAAACGTATCTCGCTTTAtgaggatcaaaggattcaagaaggaaTAGCCGATACAGCAAATTGTCCCATTGAACCAAACTCGCTGAACCGAATCAACCGAACCAACCCAACAAACCAACCCTATACCAACTTTCTGGTTCTTTATCAATACCATGGTCGTAGTGCTGACTCTTGTTGTGTTGTTAATGTATAGCCGCTGCCAAACCCCAAGATGCCAAAGCCAAATCGGCCAAGAAAGCTGCCCTCAAGGGAGTTTCCGGTGGATCCGTCCGAAAAGTTAGAACCTCAGTTTCTTTCCACCGACCAAAGACTTTGAGATTACCTCGTGCTCCTCGATACCCAAGAAAATCCGTTCCTCATTTACCTCGAATGGATCAATTCCGAACCATCCAACATCCCCTTAACACCGAATCTGccatgaagaagattgaggaaCACAACACTCTCGTTTTCATCGTTGACCTCAAGGCTAACAAGCGAAACATCAAGGATGCCGTCAAGAAGCTttatgatgttgatgctgcCAAGGTTAACACCcttatcaggtgagttgatctcTATTGCACATCAATTGGAATCACGTTGTGAAATGGATGCGATACATATGACCTTCATCTTTATACTCCGTTGCATGTGCTGATTATACGCATTTTTACAGACCCGACGGTAAGAAGAAGGCCTACGTTAGATTGACTGCCGACTTCGATGCTCTCGAAGTTGCCAACAAGGTGGGTTCACCTCCTGGCCTCAGTGACAATCGCAGCAAGAGCAGTTAGCTAATGTATTGACATTTCAACTTCCACAGATCGGCTTCATCTAATCGTTGTCTACAACAGAAGAGCGGATTATTCTATCTCTTTCCATATTTGCGGTATTAAGAAAAGAAACGTAGATCTGGATAAGGAGTAGGATGTGGGATGAGGGGTTTCGTCTGTATTTTGGCGTCATGCATGGCTTCCACGACTGCTGTCACGGTGCATTCCTGTAAGAGGATACCTCTATATTTGGTGCTGGGTATCGGATATCAGACTGCAAACATGTCTATATCCCATTGAAGCGAATTTGGCAGTTGTGTTACGATCGACATTGGTTCACTCCACTTCAGAGGACTGTAGAAAGGATAGATCCATATGGACATTACATTACAAAACGTGACATGTGCATAAGAAGATATCAGACTACGTATACTTAGTACTAACAATACAGATTATCATGTTTGTGATGACTGAATCCCTAATCCAAATTCGCTTTAAATTTCACCCatctttccccttcaccCTTCTTTGGattcccttcatcatccaaaaccAGTACATCTCTTTCGACGAAGATCGTCTCTCCATTTTCTTTTACAATGATGACTGTAGACGTTCTCGTACCGTACCATCTTGGTTTTGGGGACTGTCCTGATTCTGTAGTAGGGGTAGTAAACGCATTGGCGGAAGGAATCGtgatgagagggatggtAGTTGATGATAATGCGTCGGACTCCTTGGTTATTGGTATACTTTGGCTGTCAACGCAGCATAATAGACATCAGTTCATCACTCATTTCTCGAGTGTGATGAGTATAGAACAGCGATAACTCACGATAACACTCCAAACATCCTCTCTATAAGCTGTTTATCATCCTCTCCGCCTTTCTGCCATTGCTTCAAAGtatccaccatcctcttctccccttGTAGGACTTTAGGCCAAGGTTCGTTCATTGGCGAATTGCTTATCCCAAAACATTGAGCAGCTAACTCATGTGCCTTTCTCTCCTCCCCTTTAAGGGGATCACAAGGTTGAGGGGCGGGAGgtggggtgggatgggaagaagggatatgTAACTCCGTTAAACAAGGAATAGGTCTATTTGTCAGATAACCGActtccccttttcccttGTGTAGAGAAAAGAGCAGAAGGTTGAATCCTTCGTATTCGCCCGATTGGGGATAATGGGATGATAGGTAGTCATGTACTCcgactgaagatgagggaggatTGGATAGGAAATCTCGGAGGAGGAGACCCCtggaaggtggattgggggAAGGTCGAAGAGGGGGAGTGGGAGGGGTAAGGCGGACGTTGGTGCTGAATGTCAGAAGTATCTAGATTAGCAGTCTTTCCCAAAAGCACATGATTGTCTCGAGCCGAGAGGAGGGTAGTAACATTTCGACTTACAGTAAGCCGACTCTCAAATCCCTTGTAATGCCTAACCAAGTCCCACCGTTCACTGCGCCTTTATCTACACCAGATAGTACCCAAGGTTCCTTctcgtcgtcctcatctGGAGAGGTGGTGTGAGAGAAAGTATGCCATCGTGCAGGTGCAGTAGGTCGAGAGAGGAACTCATCTCGATTTGAAGCTAGAATACTAGATATGGAGATGGTAAGAAACAGGATACCTCCTTAGCATTGGACAAACTAGttagagagaagaaggcaGAGGAGTTGTCACCCACAGCTTGTATCCCGGTTGTGACAAAGTGAAGAATGCGATACACATATTTGTCTAGCTCGTACGTTGAACAATATTATACTGATACTAGGTGAGGGGTATGGGAAGCGAGAGGATGGGTGCTTGATCCCTGGGTCATCTGAATGCGGATAGatcatatagatatatagTGAGAGCTCTCTGCGACTGATACAGGTATGGACAATGTCATTGCGAAGTCATGAGAAGGTGGTGGGTCGAGCGAGGATGAACTTTAAAAGGAGGTAGGTGAATGATCAAGGGAAACTCGTGGACTTGTGATTTGTAGCTTCGTTTGCGTAGATTTCCAATTGCATATCATCCCTGGATGTAAGAGAGCATGAATGAAGAGGCTATGGCCCCGACCTATCTCGGACGCAAGGGCTGAATGGCTGAATGACTGAATTATGAGATATGCAAGTGATCATGCAAGCCAAGAGTACATTAATGCTACGTATGAATGCTACATGATCACATGAGATGTTTAGGTTCCTGCAATGACGAGATCAAGACAACCTTAAATTCGCCACCCACTCGTCAACCTGTGATTGCTGAAGTGCTTCTTTCAAGAGGTTGCCATTCGAATAATTCTCCAGAGTCAATGTTAGGTCCATCCATACACCTCAGCAGCTCCAGGCTTTCGATCACGGGGTACAGGTGCACAGAAAGATGTAAGAGTACCTAGAGCTGTTGGTTGTGCTGGTGTCACAATGTCACATATCATAATAGTATAAAACAATATTATATATACAATTCTTCACACAATAGTCGAACCAGAGAAGTACTACCGACGGAAATCTAGGTCGATGAAAGGTGTTGGTAGTCATCAACTTGTGGTTGTGCGACAGTTTCCTCTACTTTGCCATCTTGACTGTATACGAGGGAGCGATCATCAGTACCTCTCAACACGCACATAGATTTAGAAAGATGCAATGTAtgaatatcactcacatatgcaatctcttctccatgGCATTGATCACTTgcctttccttctctctcctttcctttctctcctttctttccttcttgatcttatCCATTTCAGGTCCAGGCCAATGATTCACATCTATCGGCGGACAGAAGTAGTATTTGAGAAACGAGGTCACTTGGTGGTCTAACCATCTTTTGACTGTGCGTGAGACAACTACTTCGGGTTGATTGTTTCTATCTCGGAGAACGAAGGCGGGGTGACTTGGTCTTctagatgaagaatgagagGTCGGAATATCGATTTCTGCAAGAGGGGAATTTCGGACCTCTTGTGTAGCTAGGCTTGTGATCTGCGAGTCAAGTCATATGTATCAGCTCCGGTTCAACCATAGTCGCTCCCACATATATGTAACGTATTGTGGATATACATTTGCGATGGCCTCCTGCGCCACTGCTTTGGCGTCGACCATCCAATGCTCTCGAGTGAGCGGGACATCTAGGAATGATCCCTTACGACGATCGAAAAGGCTATAAAAGGTCGATACCGCAGCGATCAGGATAAAGAACGCCAGGCGTATTGAGACGATAGTTCTACTTACTGTTTTTCCATTGTGTACAAGACGGCGGCATTTAACATGAACCCGGAAAGCGCATGAACTTTCTGGGTGGCCTGAGGTGAAGACTCATCAGTAGACGTCTCAACGTTGCATGATGGACCGCTTACCTTGGCTGCCTCGAGCGCAGCCTGCCCGTCATCCAGGTATTTACGCTGATGATCCTTTAATGCGAACACCATTGTTTATTATTATCAAGACGGTAAGATTTGTGTAATTCTGTAGTGTTGTGCCATGATAAGGAGGCAGTAACACAACAGAATATTTACATTTTTGTAACCGTCTGATCGGAGTCGAGATTTAGGTTCGAACAGAAACGACCAGTCGTATCAGAGGAGTGTCGTACATCTGGACGAGGGACAGGCCAAATTTGTTGACTGTACTTAcactcatcttccttctcgatCGGTTGTGATCATGAGCCCACCAATCATCTGTCAACTTGAGTCGGACATGTCATTGAATGATACTGTACATCATTATGCATGTGTAGATGAATAAATGGAATAATATTTGTGCTTGTGTCAACGAACTTGAAACTGTTCTTATCCGATGGTTGCTTTTCTAAAAGCTGAGCGGTTCAGGCACTCGTCGATTGTGCCTGAACCACGAGcattcatcattcctcattcctcctcccaacccatcatcatccaacatcctTTCAAACATGTACATGTATGCAATGACATCGAGCAAGTCTAGACTGGATACGACTACCCGCAGCCAAGGCAAGGTAAATGTGCGAGGTTGAAGCATGTTCTGAACTCCCTGATGTCACCATCAATTTCCGTTTTCAATCAACGATCAATCACTAGGACAAAGCGTAAACCACGACATGAAAAATTGTGTAAAGGGTGCTAGGCCAGTAGTATTGGTTCAAAATGGTGTATCAaagagatcatcagctagGAAGTGGAAGACTATTCGTCTCTGATGGACATATaatacaacaacaacaattgACCAGAAGACATCTACTAAAACATAAACATAAAGTTAGAGtcaagataaagatggatgAAGCAGATCAAAATGAAGAACAGACGGTCTGGGAAAGAATCAAAAATCACTTGAATTTCTTTAGGATACATGTGTTGATATTCACTTTTACACCGAGTGAGTCTTGCTCCCCCTCTCTGgcctctctctcctctctgTCTCCCCATGCCCCCtccctcatcgtcttccccCTTCTTCGGCCTCGGGTATCTCTTGTACGATAGGCTAGCTGCTTATGACAATGTGGCTGAAATGTCAGTCATTGCCGCCTGTGTCTTCTACGCTGCGAACGGATCTGCGTCTGGAAATGCCAATAGCACAAACCTGGGAAGACAGAAAGTCACCTTTTTGGATAGTCTATTCATCTGTTTCTCTGCAATGACGTGAGTGAACGCATCTCCACCTGGCAGATATGAAACAGCTGACGGACATTCGCTTGGAATAGAACATGCGGTCTCGTACCAGTAAAGTGAGTATGTCGTCAATGCCTCTGGCCCACCCACCGTCCACTGAATTATCATGCTATATCAGCATTTCGGCTCTTCACCCATTCCAACAAgtcctcattctcctcctACTTGTAATCGGTGACCCAACTTTCGTCTCCCTCATCATGGTTCTAGTCAGAAAATACTACTTTAGAACGCATTGTGAACAATTAATCATCAATGACCGTCTACGACGTACCAACACTCTACATCCTACTGAAACAGTATTTCAAGGATTCGTTACCCAACctatgaagaggaagatcaagaccattaaagagaagaaagggcTTTTTATCTCTGGACCAGTTAGTGCACATAAGATTGAAGGATacgttgatgatcaagatagacatggaagagagggtgTGACGGATTCCCCGGTGGAAATGGATCTCGAAGAAGGTAGGATATCTGAGAACGTGGATAATGATCGCGATCATGATCATAGTCAACCTTCAACTATTGGAAGATCAACTACTGCCATTCCCACTAATCCAACTTCACGAGCTGAATCACCCCATGCATACACTACGGCTTTACCCACTCCTATTTCGCCTGCTACCACTCATGGTCTGGGTATACATCCATCAGAGAGATCATATATCGCCAGACAGAGACTACGACAACAGACTCGAAAAGCTACACTAGGTGTTGGTCAAGCCGCAACCATCGATCCCATTTCACCAATTCAGCCTATTCGACAGCCCACACGTAAACCTACTATGGGTTCGCCATTGGGTCGCATCAAATCAACACCTTCTGCAGCATACTATAATCATCCTATCCCTCATCCTGAAGGACACAAGAATACAGGAATGGGTGGATTCCCCACTCCTCTAGAACTGATAAGGGACTATATGCCTTCTTCGACCAAGAATAAGCTCGCTAGACCAGTAAGAAAATTGGAGATACTGACTAATCCGATTTTCGATCGAACCaataaagatgaagaagcacATCCCCACCCGGCAGGCGAGGAAGGGGAAAGTTGGAcggagatgatcaaggggTCGGTGGCTAAGTGGATGCCTGATGGATTGAGTGGCCTGGTGATTGGACGGAATAGTAGGTTCTGGACtgaagagttggatgatgaggaattGGAACAGATTGGGGGAGTTGAGTATAGAgctttgaggttgttgagtCATCTCGTTGGGAGTGTGAGTATTCCCCTTTCATGATCCAGGATAAAACATGTATATCTCTATACCCTGTCCTTCAACGATGAATATTCGGAGGATATCAACTGATGCGAGTTTTCGCTCATGTGACGTGTAGTACGTCCTCTTATGCCAGGCTATACCATTCGCCATAATATCGATCTATCTTGCcaaagtgaagaaatggGATGCAGCATTCCAACCTATTCAAGGTGTTCAAACTGGTTCAGCAAACAAAACTTGGTTTTCTCTATTCTTAAGTGCTTCAGCATTCACAGGGACaggtatgaggtgagttttaCCCATTCGATAGGGTCACACAACTATATTAGTCCTATCAATCCTAATATTCAGCATTATCATAATGTGAAGCTAATCGAACAAATCATTCCTCTTGACCTTCCAGtctcatcgatcaaggtTTGGCCCCTTTCCAGGATTGTTATCTTATCATATAcgttctcatcttcgtcctcttgGCGGGTAATCATGCTTTTCCAATCATGTTACGGTTCATCATTTGGCTAGGAACTAAGGTCACtaggaaaggagagaaattTGAGACTCTACATTTCCTATTGGATCATCCTAGAAGGTGAGCACGAATCTCCCAGCCCGAGTCAGATATACGCTGATCGTGAAGAATTCAGGTGCTTTTTATACTTGTTTCCAAGTCATCAAACATGGtacctcctcttcatcgtgCTAACTTTCATGTTAGTTTCAAAACTCCTTTtacaatcaagaagatatcactGACGTCTTTAATCAGCATCATCGAGCTTTTCGCTTTCTTGGTCCTCAACATAGGTCTACCAGTTGTGGAGAACTTGAGCGGCTTTGAGCGATTTTCAGATGGCTTGTTGCAATCTCTCAGTGTGAGGGCGAGCGGGTTCGGGATCGTGGCTATCGGTAATATGGCTCCGTCGGTGCTGTTCCTGTACATTGTGAGTTCATTATCCTTTTTATAGATTGACTGATAATGCAGCAAGCTAGTACTGATACGATTATCCGGTTTTGTAAATCGTAGATTTTGATGTATGTTGCCATTTACCGTAAGTCTTACTGATCTTCAGGCTTACTCGATTTGTTTCCAACCTTTTCCCAGGGCCTAAGCTGATAATGTGCTTGTATGAAGCAATCGCGATGTCCGTGCGATCTACCAACGTATACGAAGAGAAAGGTAGGTTGAAACAGATAGTAGTCACGTATCAAGTATATATCTAAAGCTTACATACTTCTCTTCGATAGCTCTTGGTGTATACGAAGCAGATGATCCTGATACtttgggtgaagatgaacctgAGTTCAAAGGTAGGAGACACGAGGtcttcaggtgagtatctgctccccctcatctcctctttcctttcgctcttcctcttcgcctcTACATCCTCTACTTGTGTTTTTCTCCCGCCTTCGCCGTATCTTTACCCCTGATTTGTGCCCATTTATCACCTTCCGCTTCTCATCCAcccttcccatctcctttctcattGTAccctccacctcaaccatccGTGtgttgatagctgatttaACGATCACAGTAAATACCTATTATGGCATATGCGCAAACAATTAGCATTCGATATCTGGCCATTGGCAGTAGccatcttcctgatctgCTGCTTCGAGAGAGGCAAGCTTATGGATCCCCAAAAGTAAGCCTTTCCAACCTTACTCATGATGAGTACGATGTAGAGGAAGGACTGATGATCGTTGGTAAGGTACGATTGGTTCACCGTCTTTCGAATCTTGTTTGAATGTACTTCTGCATATTCTGTGATAGGTTTAAGTCTTGGTACGCCGAACAATAATTTTTCGTTTGTTGGTGAATTTGGATATGCCTCTAAGATTGTTGTGAGTGAACTTCAATATGTACATATATACTTC
Coding sequences:
- a CDS encoding 60S ribosomal protein L25 translates to MAPSTKAAAKPQDAKAKSAKKAALKGVSGGSVRKVRTSVSFHRPKTLRLPRAPRYPRKSVPHLPRMDQFRTIQHPLNTESAMKKIEEHNTLVFIVDLKANKRNIKDAVKKLYDVDAAKVNTLIRPDGKKKAYVRLTADFDALEVANKIGFI